One genomic region from Camelus bactrianus isolate YW-2024 breed Bactrian camel chromosome 3, ASM4877302v1, whole genome shotgun sequence encodes:
- the TRIM52 gene encoding LOW QUALITY PROTEIN: E3 ubiquitin-protein ligase TRIM52 (The sequence of the model RefSeq protein was modified relative to this genomic sequence to represent the inferred CDS: inserted 4 bases in 2 codons; substituted 1 base at 1 genomic stop codon), with the protein MTGYASTPNPTQTLQQEAVCAICLDYLKDPVSIGCGHNLCRGCVTQLWGKEDDEEDRDVEEDEWENEEDHEAVGAVGVWDDPIREVLYRGNADKLLFEDQEDDELWVGDGGIRNWDMDYVWGQEEEEEEYXDCYLGGLRHDLRIDVYPEEEETLEEYDEDDKELYXDTHLPPPPAPPWLFTCPRCLKSFTRRSFRPNLXLANVVQIIRQMCPTPNKGSQGNDQGICSKHQEAFKHFCEVDKEAIRVVCRESRSHRQHSVVPLEEVVQEYKQFSNCGF; encoded by the exons ATGACTGGCTATGCCTCTACCCCCAACCCCACGCAGACCCTTCAGCAGGAAGCGGTGTGCGCCATCTGCCTGGATTACTTGAAGGATCCCGTGTCCATTGGCTGCGGGCACAACTTGTGCAGAGGGTGTGTGACCCAGCTGTGGGGCAAGGAAGATGACGAGGAAGACAGGGACGTAGAGGAAGATGAATGGGAGAACGAGGAGGACCACGAGGCGGTGGGGGCTGTCGGTGTATGGGACGATCCCATTCGAGAAGTTTTATACCGGGGGAATGCTGACAAGTTGTTGTTCGAGGACCAAGAGGATGATGAACTCTGGGTCGGTGACGGTGGCATAAGGAATTGGGACATGGATTATGTGTGGGgccaggaggaagaagaggaggaata AGACTGTTACCTGGGAGGCTTGAGACATGACCTGAGAATTGACGTCTACCCCGAAGAAGAGGAGACATTGGAAGAATACGATGAGGACGATAAAGAGCTGTA CGacacccacctgcctcctcccccgGCCCCTCCATGGCTGTTCACCTGCCCCCGGTGCCTCAAGAGCTTTACCCGTCGCAGCTTTCGTCCCAACTTGTAGCTGGCCAACGTGGTCCAGATAATTCGCCAGATGTGCCCCACTCCTAATAAAGGGAGCCAGGGAAATGATCAGGGCATCTGCTCCAAACACCAAGAAGCCTTCAAGCACTTCTGTGAGGTGGACAAAGAGGCTATCCGTGTGGTGTGTCGAGAATCCAGGAGCCACAGACAGCACAGTGTGGTGCCACTGGAGGAAGTGGTGCAGGAGTACAAG CAGTTTTCAAACTGTGGGTTTTGA
- the RACK1 gene encoding small ribosomal subunit protein RACK1, whose product MTEQMTLRGTLKGHNGWVTQIATTPQFPDMILSASRDKTIIMWKLTRDETNYGIPQRALRGHSHFVSDVVISSDGQFALSGSWDGTLRLWDLTTGTTTRRFVGHTKDVLSVAFSSDNRQIVSGSRDKTIKLWNTLGVCKYTVQDESHSEWVSCVRFSPNSSNPIIVSCGWDKLVKVWNLANCKLKTNHIGHTGYLNTVTVSPDGSLCASGGKDGQAMLWDLNEGKHLYTLDGGDIINALCFSPNRYWLCAATGPSIKIWDLEGKIIVDELKQEVISTSSKAEPPQCTSLAWSADGQTLFAGYTDNLVRVWQVTIGTR is encoded by the exons ATGACCGAACAGATGACCCTTCGTGGCACCCTCAAGGGCCACAACGGCTGGGTGACCCAGATCGCCACCACTCCCCAGTTCCCGGACATGATACTGTCCGCCTCTCGAG ACAAGACCATCATTATGTGGAAACTGACCAGAGATGAGACCAACTACGGCATCCCACAGCGTGCTCTTCGGGGTCACTCCCACTTTGTGAGTGACGTGGTCATCTCCTCAGATGGCCAGTTTGCCCTCTCAGGCTCCTGGGACGGAACCCTTCGCCTCTGGGATCTCACAAC GGGCACCACCACGCGCCGATTTGTAGGCCATACCAAGGATGTGCTGAGTGTGGCCTTCTCTTCTGACAACCGGCAGATTGTCTCTGGCTCCCGAGATAAAACCATCAAGCTATGGAATACTCTGGGTGTGTGCAAATACACTGTCCAG GATGAGAGCCACTCAGAGTGGGTGTCTTGCGTCCGCTTCTCACCCAACAGCAGCAATCCTATTATTGTTTCCTGTGGCTGGGACAAGCTGGTCAAG GTGTGGAACTTGGCAAACTGCAAGCTGAAGACCAATCACATCGGCCACACGGGCTACCTGAACACCGTGACTGTCTCTCCAGATGGATCCCTGTGTGCTTCTGGAGGCAAG GATGGCCAGGCCATGTTGTGGGACCTCAATGAAGGCAAGCATCTTTACACACTAGATGGTGGGGACATCATCAACGCGCTGTGCTTCAGTCCCAACCGCTACTGGCTCTGTGCTGCCACGGGCCCTAGCATCAAGATCTGG GACTTGGAGGGCAAGATCATTGTAGATGAACTAAAGCAAGAAGTTATCAGCACCAGCAGCAAGGCAGAGCCACCCCAGTGCACCTCTCTGGCCTGGTCTGCTGACGGCCAG ACTCTGTTTGCTGGCTACACGGACAACCTGGTGCGAGTGTGGCAGGTGACCATCGGCACCCGCTAG